One Burkholderia vietnamiensis LMG 10929 genomic window carries:
- a CDS encoding OprD family porin has protein sequence MNKQKKIGTASKMLLAWGLPALAGVTLGGVARADDAAPAPLTVAQATPSAGAGAGASVAQATTPNAIVNAEATQAVTPPDEPSAQSKSNGFIADSHLNFLFRNYSDVLDSKGGPHRHAWVQGVMANFESGYTTGLIGFGVDASVYAALKLDGGAGAGSMVHIAKGGGGGNQLAWAYPGIYDVKARISNTVIKYGLQAVDNPFMEQHDNRALPPTFLGATIVSNEFKNVMLEAGSFTKNDARGHTTLTNLTTQYGGTRVNRLTYVGGTWDYSPNGEVALYANQADDVWHQYYASVKHSIGSADTIKWTGFGNVYSTHDTGDALQGKIDNNAYSLSLAAQHGPHELLLGYQQILGDQFFDYLNETNGIFLTNSMDVDYNAPHEKSLQLRYTFYGKEAGLPGFKAMIWGVTGWGADGSAGAANDPSKSSIYWSNGAPVQGRHHEFGFIPSYTFQSGKLKDTKVTFIAMWHNGSAHYSDATNREYRLVVNLPLHAF, from the coding sequence ATGAACAAGCAAAAGAAGATCGGGACGGCATCGAAGATGCTGCTTGCATGGGGCTTGCCCGCGCTCGCCGGCGTCACGCTGGGCGGTGTCGCGCGCGCCGACGACGCGGCGCCTGCGCCGCTGACCGTCGCCCAGGCCACGCCGAGCGCCGGGGCCGGCGCCGGCGCGTCGGTTGCGCAGGCAACGACGCCGAACGCCATTGTCAACGCCGAGGCGACCCAGGCCGTCACGCCGCCCGACGAACCGTCTGCCCAGTCGAAATCGAACGGCTTCATCGCCGACAGCCATCTGAACTTCCTGTTCCGCAACTACTCGGACGTGCTCGACAGCAAGGGCGGCCCGCACCGCCACGCGTGGGTCCAGGGCGTGATGGCGAACTTCGAGTCGGGCTACACGACGGGCCTGATCGGCTTCGGCGTGGACGCATCGGTGTATGCGGCGCTGAAGCTCGACGGCGGCGCGGGCGCCGGCAGCATGGTGCACATCGCGAAGGGCGGCGGCGGCGGCAACCAGCTCGCATGGGCCTATCCGGGCATCTACGACGTGAAGGCGCGCATCTCGAACACGGTGATCAAGTACGGTCTGCAGGCCGTCGACAACCCGTTCATGGAGCAGCACGACAACCGCGCGCTGCCGCCGACCTTCCTCGGCGCGACGATCGTCAGCAACGAATTCAAGAACGTGATGCTCGAGGCCGGCAGCTTCACGAAGAACGACGCGCGCGGTCACACCACGCTCACGAACCTGACGACCCAATACGGCGGCACGCGCGTGAACCGCCTGACTTACGTCGGCGGTACTTGGGACTACTCGCCGAATGGCGAAGTCGCGCTGTACGCGAACCAGGCCGACGACGTGTGGCATCAGTACTACGCATCGGTGAAGCACAGCATCGGCAGCGCGGACACCATCAAGTGGACGGGCTTCGGCAACGTCTATTCGACGCACGACACCGGCGACGCGCTGCAGGGCAAGATCGACAACAACGCGTACAGCCTGTCGCTCGCGGCGCAGCACGGGCCGCACGAGCTGCTGCTCGGCTATCAGCAGATCCTCGGCGACCAGTTCTTCGACTACCTGAACGAAACCAACGGCATCTTCCTGACCAACTCGATGGACGTCGACTACAACGCGCCGCACGAAAAGTCGCTGCAGCTGCGCTACACGTTCTACGGCAAGGAAGCGGGGCTGCCGGGCTTCAAGGCGATGATCTGGGGCGTGACGGGTTGGGGCGCGGACGGCAGCGCAGGCGCCGCGAACGATCCGAGCAAGTCGAGCATCTACTGGAGCAACGGTGCGCCGGTGCAGGGCCGTCACCACGAGTTCGGCTTCATCCCGTCGTACACGTTCCAGAGCGGCAAGCTGAAGGACACGAAGGTCACGTTCATCGCGATGTGGCACAACGGTTCGGCCCATTACTCGGACGCGACGAACCGCGAGTATCGCCTCGTGGTGAACCTGCCGCTGCACGCGTTCTGA
- a CDS encoding DedA family protein/thiosulfate sulfurtransferase GlpE, whose product MLRDLVAQYGPLLVFANVLAAAIGLPVPAMPTLVLFGAMAAMHPAMIGSQVVTVLALSVLGALIGDTVWYVAGRRYGGATLKTICRLSLSRDSCVRKTERFFGRYGVRVLAVARFIPGLSLVSVPMAGALGTRYRTFAGYDALGAALWTIVALGAGLVFYRQIDWLFAGASRLGRAVLLVIVALLALYAAVRWMRRRALIRQLASARIGVDELERLLRDPSAPVVLDVRSAEHRKLDPFTIPGAQFADERHIDDIVARYPLTQKFVVYCSCPNEVTAALMARRLLDAGFTDALPLRGGLDAWRDTGRELASLLEETPAANDPIAGLHKPA is encoded by the coding sequence ATGCTCCGTGACCTCGTCGCCCAGTACGGGCCGCTTCTCGTGTTCGCCAACGTGCTCGCGGCGGCCATCGGTCTGCCGGTGCCGGCGATGCCGACGCTCGTGCTGTTCGGCGCGATGGCCGCCATGCATCCGGCGATGATCGGCTCGCAGGTCGTGACGGTGCTCGCGCTGTCGGTGCTCGGCGCGCTGATCGGCGACACCGTGTGGTACGTCGCCGGTCGCCGCTACGGCGGCGCGACGCTGAAGACGATCTGCCGGCTGTCGCTGTCGCGCGATTCCTGTGTGAGGAAAACCGAACGTTTCTTCGGCCGCTACGGCGTGCGCGTGCTCGCGGTAGCACGCTTCATTCCCGGCCTGTCGCTGGTATCGGTGCCGATGGCCGGCGCGCTCGGCACGCGCTATCGCACGTTCGCCGGCTACGATGCGCTGGGCGCCGCATTGTGGACCATCGTCGCGCTCGGCGCGGGCCTCGTGTTCTACCGCCAGATCGACTGGCTGTTCGCCGGCGCGAGCCGGCTCGGCCGCGCGGTGCTGCTGGTGATCGTCGCGCTGCTCGCGCTCTATGCGGCCGTGCGCTGGATGCGCCGCCGCGCGCTGATCCGGCAGCTCGCGAGCGCGCGCATCGGCGTCGACGAGCTGGAACGGCTGCTGCGCGATCCGTCCGCGCCGGTGGTGCTCGACGTCCGCTCGGCCGAGCACCGCAAGCTCGACCCGTTCACGATCCCGGGCGCGCAGTTCGCGGACGAACGGCACATCGACGACATCGTCGCCCGCTATCCGCTCACGCAGAAGTTCGTCGTGTACTGCTCGTGCCCGAACGAAGTGACGGCCGCGCTGATGGCGCGGCGTCTGCTCGATGCCGGCTTCACCGATGCGCTGCCGCTGCGCGGCGGCCTCGACGCGTGGCGCGACACGGGCCGCGAACTCGCGTCGCTGCTCGAAGAGACACCGGCCGCGAACGATCCGATCGCCGGATTGCACAAGCCCGCCTGA
- a CDS encoding phosphocholine-specific phospholipase C, producing the protein MTSRRKFLQQTATAGLAGAALTAFPPSIRRALAIPAFHESGTINDVKHVVLLMMENRGFDGYFGTFKGVRGYGDRFAVPSPNGRDVFHQTYTKATPAATITPYHLDASQGNAQRAGGTPHTWADAQAAWDHGRMNRWPDAKTPLSMGYYDAAEVPFQRALADAFTLCDHYHCGMHTGTIANRLFYWSGTNGPNGVSPADGSRVKVAALNNQFNGGNDIGPSSQGWTWTTYADRLQHAGVSWKVYQSLIDNFGCNEMMSFRHWRAAIEQMPAARRPAYVASTDITQPVTAAGAFYDPTIDDALSPLAKGFGNTMPYGFLETLRDDIRTGKLPEVSWIIPPSAYSEHPGPSSPAQGAWYVQAVLDALTANPEVWSKTVLLVNYDENDGFFDHMPSPAVPSRNADGSLAGGHTLAAADVAVEYHDFAPATSSQPAADGRPYGPGPRVPMWVVSPWSRGGWVNSQVFDHTSTLLFLEKRFGVVEPQISAYRRAVCGDLTSAFNFRTPNDEPLPTLAGRTTKSAADALSAAQQAAPKITPPATPSLPAQAVGVRPSRALPYELHASAHVDGGNGTVTLKFANTGRAAAVFHVYDKLHLDRVPRRYVVEPGKALRGDWAARADDAGKYDLWVLGPNGYHRRFTGDLAQLAGARAPHPEIRVGYAGASGNLHLRLRNDGGDTVRFTVKSNRAYGPLSGHGASDDHDRGADAGTTWTVAVHGGAQHELHWKLDSTGHWYDFVVTADSDPSFARRVAGRVETGRHSVSDPAMGLPERF; encoded by the coding sequence ATGACCTCACGCCGTAAATTCCTTCAGCAGACGGCCACTGCCGGCCTCGCCGGCGCCGCGCTGACCGCGTTTCCGCCGAGCATTCGCCGCGCGCTCGCGATTCCCGCCTTCCATGAATCGGGGACGATCAACGACGTGAAGCACGTCGTGCTGCTGATGATGGAGAACCGCGGGTTCGACGGTTACTTCGGCACGTTCAAGGGCGTGCGCGGTTACGGCGATCGCTTCGCGGTGCCGTCGCCGAACGGCCGCGACGTGTTCCACCAGACCTACACGAAGGCGACGCCCGCGGCGACCATCACGCCGTACCACCTCGATGCGAGCCAGGGCAACGCGCAGCGCGCGGGCGGCACGCCGCACACGTGGGCCGACGCGCAGGCCGCCTGGGATCACGGCCGCATGAACCGTTGGCCCGACGCGAAGACGCCGCTGTCGATGGGCTATTACGATGCGGCCGAAGTGCCGTTCCAGCGCGCGCTCGCCGATGCGTTCACGCTGTGCGACCACTACCACTGCGGGATGCACACCGGCACGATCGCGAACCGGCTGTTCTACTGGAGCGGCACCAACGGCCCGAACGGCGTCAGCCCGGCCGACGGCAGCCGCGTGAAGGTCGCCGCACTGAACAACCAGTTCAACGGCGGCAACGACATCGGCCCGTCGAGCCAGGGCTGGACGTGGACGACCTACGCGGACCGGCTGCAGCACGCCGGCGTGAGCTGGAAGGTCTACCAGAGCCTGATCGACAACTTCGGCTGCAACGAGATGATGAGCTTTCGCCACTGGCGCGCGGCCATCGAGCAGATGCCGGCCGCACGCCGGCCGGCGTACGTTGCGTCGACGGACATCACGCAGCCGGTGACGGCGGCCGGCGCGTTCTACGATCCGACGATCGACGACGCGTTGAGCCCGCTCGCGAAAGGCTTCGGCAACACGATGCCGTACGGCTTTCTCGAAACGCTGCGCGACGACATCCGCACCGGCAAGCTGCCCGAAGTGTCGTGGATCATTCCGCCGTCGGCGTACAGCGAGCATCCGGGGCCGTCGAGCCCCGCGCAGGGCGCGTGGTACGTGCAGGCCGTGCTCGACGCGCTGACCGCTAACCCGGAGGTGTGGAGCAAGACGGTGCTGCTCGTCAACTACGACGAGAACGACGGCTTCTTCGACCACATGCCGTCGCCGGCCGTGCCGTCGCGCAACGCCGACGGCTCGCTCGCCGGCGGCCATACGCTCGCGGCAGCCGACGTCGCGGTCGAATACCACGACTTCGCACCGGCCACCTCGAGCCAGCCCGCGGCCGACGGCCGCCCGTACGGCCCCGGCCCGCGCGTGCCGATGTGGGTCGTGTCGCCGTGGAGTCGCGGCGGCTGGGTCAACTCGCAGGTGTTCGACCATACGTCGACGCTGCTTTTCCTCGAAAAACGCTTCGGCGTGGTCGAGCCGCAGATCAGCGCCTATCGCCGCGCGGTGTGCGGCGACCTGACCAGCGCGTTCAACTTCCGCACGCCGAACGACGAACCGCTGCCGACGCTCGCGGGCCGCACGACGAAAAGCGCCGCCGATGCGCTGAGCGCAGCCCAACAGGCCGCGCCGAAGATCACGCCGCCCGCCACGCCGTCGCTGCCGGCGCAGGCCGTGGGCGTGCGTCCGTCGCGCGCGTTGCCGTACGAGCTGCATGCGAGCGCGCACGTCGATGGCGGCAACGGCACCGTCACGCTGAAGTTCGCGAATACCGGCCGGGCGGCGGCGGTGTTCCATGTCTACGACAAGCTGCACCTCGACCGCGTGCCGCGCCGCTACGTCGTCGAGCCGGGCAAGGCGCTGCGCGGCGACTGGGCCGCACGCGCCGACGACGCCGGTAAATATGACCTCTGGGTGCTCGGCCCGAACGGCTATCACCGCCGCTTCACCGGCGATCTCGCGCAGCTTGCCGGCGCACGCGCGCCGCACCCGGAGATCCGGGTCGGCTACGCGGGCGCGAGCGGCAACCTGCATCTGCGGCTGCGCAACGACGGCGGCGACACGGTGCGCTTCACGGTGAAATCGAACCGGGCGTACGGCCCGCTGTCCGGCCACGGCGCCAGCGACGACCACGACCGCGGCGCCGACGCGGGCACGACGTGGACCGTCGCGGTACACGGCGGCGCGCAGCACGAACTGCACTGGAAGCTCGACTCGACCGGCCACTGGTACGACTTCGTCGTCACCGCCGACAGCGACCCGAGCTTCGCGCGCCGCGTGGCCGGCCGCGTCGAGACGGGCCGTCACTCGGTCAGCGATCCGGCGATGGGGCTGCCCGAGCGCTTCTGA
- a CDS encoding thioredoxin family protein, with protein MKTVLRNLTAACLIVVTGAALAVDTPQRVAVAGAPSGDAHLPPGIAWQQGDVDAAFALAKRTGKPLLLYWGAVWCPSCNQVKSTVFSQQAFKTRSSLFVPVYLDGDTESAQKLGERFKVHGYPTMILFRPDGTEVTRLPGEADLDRYMQALSLGMTATHPVRQTLATALNEGAALTPSEWHLLADYSWDTDGALPVPPDRVAVTLQTLSQRARAAGATADAARFALKAAVVAASDDPAQAGALDKAALADALRDVLRDPPLARADSDVLVAAPARVVAYLGGEPAQRANLRGAYDAALARLSTDATLSAIDRLMALHGRVLLARGDARDGTRLDAPAPALLAAARKQIAASVQGAANAYERQALVSEAADTLTDAGLYDESDALLKAELPRSSTPYYFMSGLAANAKARGDKAAALDWYRKAYDAASGSATKLRWGATYFANAVALAPDDSARIEGIAASVLAQASGTRDAFYGANLRALTKVVTQLKRWRSDGAHDASVRSVVKQFDGVCAKLPAGDPQAGACAKLLQPVKA; from the coding sequence ATGAAAACCGTACTCCGGAACCTGACCGCCGCCTGCCTGATCGTTGTGACCGGCGCAGCGCTTGCCGTCGACACGCCGCAGCGCGTGGCCGTCGCGGGTGCGCCGAGCGGCGATGCGCATCTGCCGCCCGGCATCGCATGGCAGCAGGGCGACGTCGACGCGGCCTTCGCGCTCGCGAAGCGCACCGGCAAGCCGCTGCTGCTGTACTGGGGTGCGGTGTGGTGCCCGTCGTGCAACCAGGTGAAGTCGACCGTCTTCAGTCAGCAGGCGTTCAAGACGCGCTCGTCGTTGTTCGTACCGGTGTATCTCGACGGCGATACCGAAAGCGCGCAGAAGCTCGGCGAGCGCTTCAAGGTGCACGGCTATCCGACGATGATCCTGTTTCGGCCCGACGGCACCGAGGTGACGCGGTTGCCGGGCGAAGCCGATCTCGACCGCTACATGCAGGCGCTGTCGCTGGGGATGACGGCCACCCATCCGGTGCGGCAGACGCTCGCGACCGCGCTGAACGAGGGCGCGGCGCTGACGCCGTCCGAATGGCATCTGCTCGCCGATTATTCGTGGGATACCGACGGTGCGCTGCCGGTGCCGCCCGACCGTGTGGCCGTGACGCTGCAGACGCTGTCGCAGCGTGCGCGCGCTGCCGGTGCGACGGCGGACGCGGCGCGTTTCGCGCTTAAGGCGGCGGTGGTTGCGGCGTCGGACGATCCCGCGCAGGCCGGCGCGCTCGACAAGGCTGCGCTCGCCGATGCGCTGCGCGACGTGCTGCGCGATCCGCCGCTCGCGCGTGCAGATTCCGACGTACTCGTCGCGGCGCCGGCCCGCGTGGTCGCGTACCTCGGCGGCGAGCCCGCGCAACGCGCGAACCTGCGCGGCGCTTACGACGCTGCGCTCGCACGGCTGTCGACGGACGCCACGCTGTCGGCGATCGACCGGCTGATGGCGCTGCATGGCCGCGTGCTGCTCGCGCGCGGCGACGCACGCGACGGCACGCGGCTCGACGCGCCCGCGCCCGCGCTGCTCGCCGCTGCGCGCAAGCAGATCGCGGCGTCGGTGCAGGGCGCGGCGAACGCGTACGAGCGGCAGGCGCTCGTCAGCGAAGCGGCCGACACGTTGACCGACGCCGGGCTGTACGACGAATCGGACGCGCTGCTGAAGGCCGAGCTGCCGCGTTCGTCGACGCCGTATTACTTCATGTCGGGACTGGCCGCGAACGCGAAGGCGCGCGGCGACAAGGCGGCGGCGCTGGACTGGTATCGAAAGGCGTACGACGCGGCGAGCGGATCGGCGACGAAATTGCGCTGGGGCGCGACCTATTTCGCGAATGCGGTCGCGCTGGCGCCGGACGATTCGGCGCGGATCGAAGGGATCGCCGCGAGCGTGCTCGCGCAGGCGTCCGGCACGCGCGATGCGTTTTACGGTGCGAACCTGCGGGCGCTGACCAAGGTCGTCACGCAGCTGAAGCGCTGGCGCAGCGACGGCGCGCATGACGCGTCGGTCCGGTCGGTCGTGAAGCAGTTCGACGGCGTGTGCGCAAAGCTGCCGGCGGGAGATCCGCAGGCAGGGGCGTGCGCGAAACTGCTTCAGCCGGTGAAGGCCTGA
- a CDS encoding DUF4148 domain-containing protein has translation MKRLFPAILIAVAASAPLAAQAQAEVQAQAQAQSNPPLTRAQVRAEVKALKQAGFQPSDWFYPASIVSAEAKIAREQHAGYGSDGSPSSETSQ, from the coding sequence ATGAAGCGCCTGTTTCCCGCAATCCTCATCGCGGTAGCCGCATCCGCGCCGCTCGCCGCACAAGCGCAGGCCGAAGTCCAAGCCCAGGCGCAAGCCCAATCGAACCCGCCGCTGACGCGCGCGCAGGTCCGGGCCGAAGTGAAAGCGCTGAAGCAAGCCGGCTTCCAGCCGAGCGACTGGTTCTATCCGGCCAGCATCGTTTCAGCAGAAGCGAAGATCGCGCGCGAGCAGCATGCCGGGTACGGCAGCGACGGCAGCCCGTCGTCGGAAACCAGCCAGTAA
- a CDS encoding GntP family permease translates to MSFVIVLAALAFLMFAAYRGYSVILFAPIAALGAVLLTEPAAVAPVFSGIFMEKMVGFVKLYFPVFMLGAVFGKVIELSGFSESIVHAAIRYIGRSRANAVIVVVCALLTYGGVSLFVVVFAVYPFAAELYRQSNIPKRLMPGAIALGAFSFTMDSLPGTPQIQNIIPTTFFKTTAWAAPALGTIGSLFIIVVGLTYLEWRRRSAMAKGEGYGTSLVNEPERVEATALPHPALAILPLILVGVSNFAFTKLIPQWYGAASYTVAPDVLPGVHAPVTTSIKTVVAIWSVEAALLLGIVLVILTAFKRVSGRFAVGSKAAVGGALLAAMNTASEYGFGGVIAALPGFLVVSDALKSIPNPLVNAAVSVSSLAGITGSASGGMSIALAAMSDLFIKGAQAANIPLEVLHRVVAMASGGMDTLPHNGAVITLLAVTGLTHRESYRDIFAVTVIKTLAVFFVIAVYYTTGLV, encoded by the coding sequence TTGTCTTTCGTGATCGTCCTCGCCGCGCTGGCGTTCCTGATGTTCGCCGCCTATCGCGGCTACAGCGTGATCCTGTTCGCGCCGATCGCCGCGCTCGGCGCGGTCCTGCTGACCGAACCGGCCGCCGTCGCCCCGGTCTTCTCCGGCATATTCATGGAGAAGATGGTCGGCTTCGTCAAACTCTATTTCCCGGTGTTCATGCTCGGCGCCGTATTCGGCAAGGTGATCGAACTGTCCGGGTTCTCCGAGTCGATCGTCCATGCGGCGATCCGCTACATCGGCCGCTCGCGTGCCAATGCGGTGATCGTCGTGGTGTGTGCGCTGCTCACCTATGGCGGCGTGTCGCTGTTCGTCGTGGTGTTCGCCGTCTATCCGTTCGCGGCCGAGCTCTATCGCCAGAGCAACATCCCGAAACGGCTGATGCCCGGCGCGATCGCGCTCGGCGCGTTCTCGTTCACGATGGATTCGTTGCCCGGCACGCCGCAAATCCAGAACATCATCCCGACCACGTTCTTCAAGACGACCGCGTGGGCCGCGCCTGCGCTCGGCACGATCGGCTCGCTGTTCATCATCGTCGTGGGCCTCACGTATCTCGAATGGCGCCGCCGCTCGGCGATGGCGAAGGGCGAAGGCTACGGCACGTCGCTCGTCAACGAGCCGGAACGCGTCGAAGCAACTGCGCTGCCGCATCCGGCGCTGGCGATCCTGCCGCTGATCCTCGTCGGCGTTTCGAACTTCGCGTTCACGAAGCTGATCCCGCAGTGGTATGGCGCCGCGTCGTACACGGTCGCACCGGACGTGCTGCCCGGCGTGCATGCGCCGGTCACGACGTCGATCAAGACGGTCGTCGCGATCTGGTCGGTCGAAGCCGCATTGCTGCTCGGCATCGTGCTGGTGATCCTGACCGCGTTCAAGCGCGTGAGCGGCCGCTTTGCGGTCGGGTCGAAGGCCGCCGTCGGCGGCGCGCTGCTCGCCGCGATGAACACCGCGTCCGAATACGGCTTCGGCGGCGTGATTGCCGCGCTGCCGGGCTTCCTGGTCGTCAGCGATGCGCTCAAGAGCATCCCGAACCCGCTCGTCAACGCGGCCGTGTCGGTCAGTTCGCTCGCCGGCATCACCGGTTCGGCGTCGGGCGGCATGAGCATCGCGCTCGCCGCGATGTCGGACCTGTTCATCAAGGGCGCACAGGCCGCCAACATTCCGCTGGAAGTGCTGCACCGGGTCGTCGCGATGGCAAGCGGCGGCATGGACACGCTGCCGCACAACGGCGCGGTCATCACGCTGCTGGCCGTCACGGGCCTCACGCACCGCGAATCGTATCGCGACATCTTCGCGGTCACGGTGATCAAGACACTCGCGGTGTTCTTCGTGATCGCCGTGTACTACACCACGGGCCTCGTGTAA
- a CDS encoding sigma-54 interaction domain-containing protein, translated as MMNDLARLPINFGDVLRRAAESLFRTFEDSSAGTVVVDRDARVVWMNERYAARFGFADPQQAIGLDCEAVIPNSLMREVVSTGQPILLDIMETGREPLVVTRLPLKNEAGETVGAIGFALFDQLKTLTPIFSRYAQLQQQLIATQRSLAQARRAKYTFASFVGTSAASLETKRQARRAAQVDSPVLLLGETGTGKELLAHAIHAASARALQPLVTVNVAAIPDTLLETEFFGAAPGAYTGADRKGRVGKFELADRGTLFLDEIGDMPLPLQGKLLRVLQDKEFEPVGSNRIVRADVRIIAATSADLPALVEAGRFRADLYYRLNVLTIHAPPLRERASDIAALVYATLEELAAQHGRAAHCELTDDALRMLCAYPWPGNVRELRNTLERALMLSDRSVIDAAALASFLGPVRMTADGVPAGTLVAPLAGRSTTDAAGADAAPLASYADALAAWERQFLTDALAACDGKVTEAAARIGIGRATLYKKMTALGIDR; from the coding sequence ATGATGAACGACCTGGCCCGCCTGCCCATCAATTTCGGCGACGTGCTGCGCCGCGCCGCCGAGTCGCTGTTCCGCACGTTCGAGGATTCCAGTGCGGGCACGGTGGTGGTCGATCGCGACGCGCGCGTCGTCTGGATGAACGAGCGGTATGCGGCGCGCTTCGGCTTCGCGGATCCGCAGCAGGCGATCGGCCTCGACTGCGAAGCCGTGATTCCGAATAGTTTGATGCGCGAGGTGGTGTCGACCGGCCAGCCGATTCTGCTGGACATCATGGAGACCGGCCGCGAGCCGCTCGTCGTCACGCGCCTGCCGTTGAAGAACGAGGCGGGCGAGACGGTCGGCGCGATCGGCTTTGCGCTGTTCGATCAATTGAAGACGCTCACGCCGATCTTTTCGCGCTACGCGCAGCTTCAACAGCAGCTGATCGCGACGCAGCGTTCGCTCGCGCAGGCGCGCCGTGCCAAGTACACGTTTGCGAGCTTCGTCGGCACGAGCGCGGCGAGCCTCGAGACCAAGCGGCAGGCACGGCGCGCGGCGCAGGTCGATTCGCCGGTGCTGCTGCTCGGCGAGACGGGCACCGGCAAGGAACTGCTCGCGCATGCGATCCACGCGGCGTCGGCGCGTGCGTTGCAACCGCTCGTGACGGTGAACGTCGCGGCGATCCCCGACACGCTGCTCGAAACCGAGTTCTTCGGTGCGGCGCCCGGTGCGTATACGGGCGCCGATCGCAAGGGGCGCGTCGGCAAGTTCGAGCTGGCCGATCGCGGCACGCTGTTTCTCGACGAGATCGGCGACATGCCGTTGCCGCTGCAGGGGAAGCTGCTGCGGGTGTTGCAGGACAAGGAGTTCGAACCGGTCGGGTCGAACCGGATCGTGCGCGCGGATGTGCGGATCATCGCCGCGACCTCCGCCGATCTGCCGGCGCTCGTCGAGGCCGGCCGCTTTCGCGCCGACCTCTATTACCGGCTCAATGTGCTGACGATTCATGCGCCGCCGCTGCGCGAGCGCGCATCCGACATCGCGGCGCTCGTCTACGCGACGCTCGAGGAACTGGCTGCGCAGCATGGCCGCGCCGCGCATTGCGAACTGACCGACGACGCGCTGCGGATGCTGTGCGCGTATCCGTGGCCGGGCAACGTGCGCGAGCTGCGCAACACGCTCGAGCGCGCACTGATGCTGTCGGACCGTTCGGTGATCGATGCGGCCGCGCTCGCGTCGTTCCTCGGTCCGGTGCGCATGACGGCGGACGGCGTGCCGGCGGGCACGCTGGTTGCGCCGCTGGCGGGCCGGAGCACCACCGATGCCGCGGGCGCCGACGCTGCGCCGTTGGCTTCGTACGCCGACGCATTGGCCGCCTGGGAGCGCCAGTTCCTGACCGACGCCCTTGCGGCGTGCGACGGGAAGGTAACCGAAGCCGCTGCACGAATCGGCATCGGCCGCGCGACGCTGTACAAGAAGATGACGGCGCTCGGAATCGACCGGTGA
- a CDS encoding BON domain-containing protein has product MKRIRIAAWLAALVTASSFAQSDAEIPAARRNWYNDPFVALSQDYAECPLPLGPWMTHAEMEDDAHYRVERGTTCWLAHRCTKPNSYMYDEPIAAAAKAHFSGSERLRGTSLWITVQRRFIYVEGCAEAAFDRQALARELGALPDVEQVFVRITDDPHRALPYRTRARPDRAPDRTPD; this is encoded by the coding sequence ATGAAGCGAATCCGTATCGCAGCATGGCTCGCCGCATTGGTGACGGCGTCTTCCTTCGCGCAGTCCGATGCGGAAATACCGGCCGCGCGGCGCAACTGGTACAACGATCCGTTCGTTGCACTGTCGCAGGACTACGCGGAATGTCCGCTGCCGCTCGGCCCGTGGATGACGCACGCCGAGATGGAGGACGACGCGCATTATCGCGTCGAGCGCGGCACCACCTGCTGGCTCGCCCATCGCTGCACGAAGCCGAACTCCTATATGTACGACGAGCCGATTGCCGCGGCGGCGAAAGCGCATTTTTCGGGCAGCGAGCGCCTGCGCGGCACGAGCCTGTGGATCACCGTGCAGCGGCGCTTCATATATGTCGAAGGATGTGCCGAAGCCGCCTTCGACCGGCAAGCGCTGGCACGCGAACTCGGTGCGCTTCCCGACGTCGAGCAGGTGTTCGTTCGCATCACCGACGATCCGCACCGGGCTTTGCCGTACAGGACGCGCGCCCGTCCCGACCGGGCGCCGGACCGGACGCCCGACTGA
- a CDS encoding H-NS family nucleoid-associated regulatory protein: MATYRQLTAQLERLQQKIDKEREKAIADAIAAIRAKIEEFDITPEELGFLPAGKRAAAKPKRALPPKYLNPKTGETWSGRGRAPAWLGKNRARFLIKD, encoded by the coding sequence ATGGCGACCTACAGGCAACTGACTGCGCAACTCGAAAGACTTCAGCAAAAGATCGACAAGGAACGCGAAAAGGCGATTGCCGATGCAATTGCCGCCATTCGGGCGAAAATCGAGGAATTCGACATTACGCCGGAAGAGCTCGGTTTCCTCCCGGCCGGCAAGCGCGCCGCCGCGAAGCCGAAGCGCGCGTTGCCGCCGAAGTACCTGAATCCGAAGACGGGCGAAACGTGGAGCGGCCGCGGCCGTGCGCCGGCTTGGCTCGGCAAGAACCGCGCGCGTTTCCTGATCAAGGACTGA